In Geminocystis sp. NIES-3709, a single genomic region encodes these proteins:
- the pdxH gene encoding pyridoxamine 5'-phosphate oxidase, which yields MNISLADLRKNYTQGGLLEVEASLNPFEQFRNWFQQALSAEIIEPNAMTLATVNQKGKPTARIVLLKNLDDRGFTFFTNYESHKGKNLETTPWASLVFWWGELERQVRIEGEVEKVTPEESDQYFCSRPIGSQFGAWASSQSQVIPNRDVLESNLKAVMQKYKDSSITRPPHWGGYRVIPHIIEFWQGRENRLHDRLCYRLENNEWIRERLAP from the coding sequence ATGAATATATCTTTAGCAGATTTAAGAAAAAACTATACTCAAGGGGGGTTACTTGAGGTAGAAGCTAGTCTAAATCCATTTGAGCAATTCCGAAATTGGTTTCAACAAGCCCTATCGGCAGAAATTATTGAACCTAATGCGATGACGTTAGCAACGGTCAATCAGAAAGGTAAACCTACTGCTAGAATAGTATTATTGAAAAATTTAGATGATCGAGGCTTTACTTTTTTTACTAATTATGAAAGTCACAAAGGAAAAAATTTAGAAACAACTCCTTGGGCATCTTTAGTATTTTGGTGGGGAGAGTTAGAAAGACAGGTAAGAATAGAAGGAGAAGTGGAAAAAGTTACTCCAGAAGAATCAGATCAATACTTTTGTAGTCGGCCTATCGGTTCACAATTTGGTGCTTGGGCATCTTCTCAAAGTCAAGTTATTCCTAATAGAGATGTTTTAGAAAGTAATTTAAAAGCTGTCATGCAAAAGTATAAAGACAGTAGTATTACTAGGCCCCCACATTGGGGAGGATATAGAGTGATTCCTCACATAATCGAATTTTGGCAAGGTAGAGAAAATCGTTTGCACGATCGACTATGTTATAGACTGGAAAATAATGAATGGATTAGAGAGCGTTTGGCACCATAG
- a CDS encoding NAD(P)/FAD-dependent oxidoreductase has product MMTYDLDVIVIGGGAAGFFGAINTAINNTNLKIAILEATNQLLGKVKISGGGRCNVTHHCLNPTDLVNNYPRGGKELRSAFSRFQPQDTINWFESRGIKLKTEADGRIFPVTDDSQTIIDCLVKTAQNLGIKILTKTPVKNIIKSELGFNILLKSEDILTAKQILIATGSNPLGYEWAKKLGHSIQSPIPSLFTFKINDKRIKDLAGVSVNNAFLYIDIKQKKKLEQKGALLITHWGVSGPAVLKLSAWGARILYDNKYNLPLIINWLPEYNLESIKQELFKIKDTVSKQKIINYSQFNLPKRLWQSLASHSLSNDDKIWADINKKEIDNLAIELTRGQYFIEGKGIFKDEFVTCGGVTLKELDFKTMMSKICPNLYFAGEVLDIDGVTGGFNFQNAWTTGYLAGLSLAENNRII; this is encoded by the coding sequence ATGATGACTTATGATTTAGATGTTATTGTTATTGGTGGTGGTGCGGCGGGTTTTTTTGGAGCAATTAATACGGCTATAAATAATACAAATCTCAAAATCGCTATTTTAGAAGCCACCAATCAACTATTAGGGAAAGTAAAAATTTCTGGGGGAGGTAGATGTAACGTTACTCATCATTGTTTGAATCCCACAGACTTAGTCAATAATTATCCTCGTGGAGGGAAAGAGTTAAGAAGTGCTTTTTCTCGGTTTCAACCTCAAGACACAATAAATTGGTTTGAAAGTAGAGGAATAAAATTAAAAACTGAAGCAGATGGAAGAATTTTTCCTGTCACTGATGATTCTCAAACTATTATTGATTGTTTAGTCAAAACTGCACAAAATTTAGGAATAAAGATATTAACGAAAACTCCTGTCAAAAATATTATTAAGTCAGAATTAGGTTTTAATATCCTGCTCAAATCAGAAGATATATTGACAGCAAAGCAAATTTTAATTGCCACGGGGAGTAATCCTCTTGGTTATGAATGGGCAAAAAAATTAGGTCACTCTATCCAATCTCCTATTCCTTCTTTATTTACTTTTAAAATTAATGATAAAAGAATTAAAGATTTAGCCGGTGTTAGTGTTAATAATGCTTTTCTATACATAGATATTAAACAGAAGAAAAAACTTGAACAAAAAGGAGCTTTATTAATTACTCATTGGGGAGTTAGTGGCCCTGCTGTTTTAAAATTATCTGCTTGGGGTGCTAGAATTTTATATGATAATAAATATAATTTACCGTTAATAATTAATTGGCTTCCTGAATATAATTTAGAATCGATAAAACAAGAATTATTTAAGATAAAAGATACTGTATCTAAGCAAAAAATTATTAATTATAGTCAGTTTAATTTACCAAAAAGATTATGGCAAAGTCTTGCTAGTCATAGTTTAAGTAATGATGATAAAATTTGGGCTGATATTAATAAAAAAGAAATAGATAACTTAGCTATTGAATTAACTAGAGGACAATATTTTATTGAAGGAAAAGGAATTTTTAAAGATGAATTTGTTACCTGTGGTGGAGTAACATTGAAAGAACTAGATTTTAAAACTATGATGAGTAAAATTTGCCCTAATTTATATTTTGCTGGAGAAGTTTTAGATATAGATGGAGTAACGGGAGGATTTAATTTTCAAAATGCTTGGACAACAGGATATTTGGCTGGATTATCTTTGGCTGAAAATAATCGAATTATTTAA
- a CDS encoding aminotransferase class V-fold PLP-dependent enzyme, whose product MSDILLHRQQFSGLENKYYFNFGGQGVLPRSSLKKIIDCYNYIEQVGPFGVKINSWIQKNIQDTKNTIATEISVNPDTITLTENVTASCNIALWGIEWQEGEEILLTDAEHPGVIASVKEISRRFGVKVVVCPIVTTLNEGNPINVIENHLTANTRLLVMSHILWNTGQVLPLKEIVSLCHNYCHSRQKIQVLVDGAQSAGSLPLNLVDSQVDFYGCTGHKWLCGASGVGFLYVRQDLISSLHPTFIGWRGLNYTQPDLPFNNDGSRYEVGTSAYPLFSALQESIEIHQQWGTIEERYQRICELSGYLWSKLSKIDGIECLKNTPPASGLVSFYLRNGQDANKIVKMLEEKGFYLRTLLNPYCIRACVHYLTLESEIDALVKTLSNL is encoded by the coding sequence ATGTCAGATATTTTATTACACAGACAACAATTTTCCGGTTTAGAAAATAAGTATTATTTTAATTTTGGCGGACAAGGGGTATTACCTCGATCGAGCTTAAAAAAAATTATTGATTGCTATAATTACATTGAGCAAGTAGGCCCTTTTGGTGTCAAAATCAATAGTTGGATACAAAAAAATATTCAAGATACTAAAAATACGATCGCCACTGAAATTAGCGTAAATCCTGATACGATTACTTTGACGGAAAATGTAACCGCCAGTTGTAATATTGCTTTATGGGGTATTGAGTGGCAGGAAGGAGAAGAGATTTTATTAACAGATGCTGAACATCCGGGAGTTATTGCTAGTGTTAAAGAAATTAGTCGTCGTTTTGGGGTTAAAGTTGTTGTCTGCCCCATCGTTACAACTCTTAATGAAGGTAATCCCATCAACGTCATTGAAAATCATTTAACTGCCAATACAAGACTATTGGTAATGAGTCATATTTTGTGGAATACGGGGCAGGTGTTACCCTTAAAAGAGATTGTCTCATTGTGTCATAACTATTGCCATAGTCGTCAAAAAATTCAAGTTTTAGTAGATGGAGCACAATCGGCGGGGAGTTTACCTCTGAATTTAGTCGACTCTCAGGTGGACTTTTATGGTTGTACAGGACATAAATGGTTATGTGGTGCGAGTGGAGTTGGTTTTCTTTATGTCCGTCAAGATTTAATCTCCTCCTTACATCCTACTTTTATCGGATGGCGAGGTTTGAATTATACTCAACCGGATTTACCTTTTAATAATGATGGAAGTCGTTACGAGGTGGGAACTTCAGCCTATCCCTTATTTTCTGCTTTACAAGAATCGATCGAGATTCATCAACAATGGGGTACGATCGAAGAACGTTATCAGAGAATTTGTGAATTGAGTGGTTATTTATGGTCAAAATTAAGCAAAATTGATGGTATTGAATGCCTAAAAAATACCCCTCCAGCATCGGGGTTAGTGTCGTTTTACCTGAGAAATGGACAAGATGCCAACAAAATAGTCAAAATGCTGGAAGAAAAAGGGTTTTATTTGCGCACTTTACTTAACCCTTATTGTATCCGTGCCTGTGTTCATTACTTAACCTTAGAATCAGAAATTGATGCATTAGTCAAAACCTTATCAAATCTTTAA
- a CDS encoding phosphomannomutase/phosphoglucomutase: MVNINWQKLQNGSDIRGVALTGVEGEEVNLTPDVVAIIGKAFTVWLSQQQNKSISELTISIGRDSRLSGETLMNAIMNSIEQLGVIVYDFGIASTPAMFMSTVTDGFECDGGIMLTASHLPFNRNGLKFFTNKGGLEKQNITDILTLAQKNEFPINQGKGCIEKRDFMSVYASQFVQKIREGVNHPHHFDTPLQGLKIIVDAGNGAGGFYATKVLQPLGADIENSQFLEPDGNFPNHIPNPENKEAMMSICQAVINHRADFGIIFDTDVDRSAAVDSQGKELNRNKLIALISAIILKEHPHSTIVTDSITSDGLTKFIEQELKGKHHRFKRGYKNVINESLRLNQEGIESWLAIETSGHAALKENYFLDDGAYLITKLLIELAKLKLDNKDLTALINNLEEPLESEEFRLIIKAENFKDYGTKVIEKLTEFSANQPDWKIIPNNYEGIRVSCKLPEEKGWFLLRLSLHDPVLPLNIETNIQGGVNKIANRLVTFFNTFEELNLKDLLE; encoded by the coding sequence ATGGTAAATATTAATTGGCAAAAATTGCAAAACGGCTCGGATATTAGGGGGGTTGCGTTAACAGGGGTGGAAGGAGAAGAGGTTAACCTTACTCCTGATGTTGTAGCTATTATTGGTAAGGCTTTTACTGTTTGGTTAAGTCAACAACAAAATAAGTCTATTTCTGAGTTAACCATCTCCATCGGTAGAGATAGTCGTTTATCTGGAGAAACTTTGATGAATGCTATTATGAACTCGATCGAGCAATTAGGAGTAATAGTATATGATTTTGGTATCGCTTCAACTCCTGCTATGTTTATGAGTACCGTTACCGATGGTTTTGAGTGTGATGGTGGCATTATGTTAACTGCCAGTCATTTACCTTTTAATCGCAATGGCTTAAAATTTTTTACAAATAAAGGTGGTTTAGAAAAACAAAATATCACCGATATTCTTACTTTGGCACAAAAAAACGAATTTCCTATTAATCAAGGAAAGGGTTGCATCGAAAAACGAGATTTTATGTCAGTTTATGCTAGTCAATTTGTACAAAAAATTCGAGAAGGGGTAAATCACCCTCATCATTTTGATACCCCCTTACAAGGCTTAAAAATTATTGTGGATGCGGGGAATGGTGCAGGAGGTTTTTATGCCACGAAAGTCTTGCAACCTTTAGGCGCGGATATAGAAAACAGTCAATTTTTAGAACCTGATGGCAATTTTCCCAATCATATCCCTAATCCAGAAAATAAGGAAGCCATGATGTCTATTTGTCAGGCAGTTATTAATCATCGGGCAGATTTTGGTATTATTTTTGACACAGATGTCGATCGAAGTGCGGCGGTTGACAGTCAAGGAAAAGAGTTAAATCGTAACAAATTAATTGCTTTAATTAGTGCCATAATTTTAAAAGAACATCCTCACAGTACGATCGTTACTGACTCTATCACTTCTGACGGTTTAACCAAGTTTATCGAACAAGAATTAAAGGGAAAACATCACCGTTTTAAAAGAGGTTATAAAAATGTAATTAATGAGTCTTTGCGATTGAATCAAGAAGGTATAGAATCATGGTTAGCGATCGAAACATCAGGACACGCTGCATTAAAAGAAAACTATTTTCTCGATGATGGAGCGTATTTAATCACAAAATTATTGATAGAATTAGCTAAATTAAAACTAGATAATAAAGACTTAACTGCATTAATTAATAATTTAGAAGAACCTTTAGAAAGTGAAGAATTTAGGTTAATAATTAAAGCCGAAAATTTCAAAGATTATGGAACTAAAGTTATTGAAAAATTAACAGAATTTAGTGCTAATCAACCTGATTGGAAAATTATACCAAATAATTATGAAGGCATTAGAGTTTCCTGTAAATTACCCGAAGAAAAAGGCTGGTTTTTATTACGTTTATCTCTCCATGATCCTGTTTTACCTTTAAATATTGAGACAAATATTCAGGGTGGAGTTAATAAAATAGCTAATCGTTTAGTCACTTTTTTTAACACATTTGAAGAACTAAATTTGAAAGATTTACTTGAATAA
- a CDS encoding CpeR family transcriptional regulator gives MSNVTLGEKVTSLSATKKLQVWIKSNHLICDGNFFVLETVEYSMVERFEQYITILGGSLISVESRKKITIGNRRQVILYQAKASLHTPYHDLKEYWHKYGSLSTKFDRR, from the coding sequence ATGAGTAATGTTACCCTAGGGGAAAAAGTAACTTCTCTTTCAGCGACAAAAAAACTGCAAGTCTGGATTAAAAGTAATCATTTAATCTGTGATGGTAATTTCTTTGTTTTGGAAACGGTGGAATATTCTATGGTAGAACGATTTGAACAATATATTACTATTTTAGGTGGAAGTTTAATTTCTGTAGAATCAAGAAAAAAAATCACCATCGGAAATCGTCGTCAAGTTATTCTCTATCAAGCTAAAGCTAGTTTACATACTCCTTATCATGATTTAAAAGAATATTGGCACAAATACGGCTCTTTATCTACTAAATTCGATCGACGATAA
- a CDS encoding DUF167 domain-containing protein, which yields MKINVKVKPNSKQQKIEENNEGVWIINLKSPPVDGKANQELISLIAKQFKVKKSQVNIKSGLSSQHKVIEIIQ from the coding sequence ATGAAAATCAATGTCAAAGTTAAACCAAACTCCAAACAACAAAAAATAGAAGAAAACAACGAAGGTGTCTGGATTATAAATCTAAAATCTCCTCCTGTCGATGGTAAAGCCAATCAAGAATTAATTTCTCTCATTGCAAAACAATTCAAGGTAAAAAAATCTCAGGTTAATATTAAATCAGGATTATCTAGTCAACATAAAGTTATAGAGATAATTCAGTAA
- a CDS encoding type IV pilus twitching motility protein PilT, which produces MELMIEDLMEQLVELGGSDMHIQAGAPIYFRISGKLTPIGEEPLNPQECQKLIFSMLNNTQRKTLEQEWELDCSYGVKGLARFRVNVYKERGCYAACLRALSSKIPNFDQLGLPDIVKEMTDRPRGLILVTGQTGSGKTTTLAAMLDLINRTRAEHILTVEDPIEYVFPNINSLFHQRQKGEDTKSFGNALKAALREDPDIILVGEMRDLETIALAISAAETGHLVFGTLHTSSAAGTIDRIIDVFPAAEQAQIRAMLSNSLLAVFAQTLAKKKNPKPGEFGRAMAQEIMIITPAIANLIREAKAAQIYSAIQTGGKLGMQTMEQALAGYVKTGIISIEEGLAKSSKPDELKRLLAGSGIDADMAMTGGKRR; this is translated from the coding sequence ATGGAATTAATGATCGAAGATTTGATGGAACAGTTGGTAGAATTGGGTGGCTCAGATATGCACATTCAGGCAGGAGCACCGATTTACTTTCGTATCAGCGGTAAATTGACTCCCATCGGTGAAGAGCCTTTAAATCCTCAAGAGTGTCAAAAATTAATCTTTAGTATGTTGAATAACACTCAACGGAAAACTCTCGAACAGGAATGGGAGTTGGATTGTTCTTACGGTGTTAAGGGTTTAGCTCGATTTCGGGTTAATGTTTATAAAGAAAGAGGTTGTTATGCGGCTTGTTTACGCGCGTTATCTTCTAAAATCCCTAACTTCGATCAATTGGGTTTACCTGATATTGTCAAGGAAATGACCGATCGACCTAGAGGTCTTATTCTTGTAACTGGTCAAACAGGTTCAGGCAAAACTACGACTTTAGCGGCAATGTTGGATTTAATTAATCGTACTCGTGCTGAACATATCTTAACAGTTGAAGACCCGATCGAGTATGTATTTCCCAATATTAATAGCTTATTTCATCAGCGACAAAAAGGAGAAGATACCAAAAGTTTTGGTAATGCGTTAAAAGCGGCACTGCGGGAAGATCCTGACATTATTCTGGTGGGGGAAATGCGAGATTTGGAAACTATTGCTTTGGCGATTAGTGCGGCGGAAACGGGACACCTCGTATTTGGGACTCTCCATACCAGTTCGGCGGCAGGTACAATTGATCGTATTATTGATGTATTTCCAGCGGCAGAACAAGCACAAATTCGGGCAATGTTATCTAACTCTTTATTAGCGGTATTCGCTCAAACCTTGGCGAAAAAGAAAAACCCTAAACCGGGAGAATTTGGACGAGCAATGGCTCAAGAAATCATGATTATTACCCCTGCGATCGCTAACTTAATACGGGAAGCAAAAGCCGCCCAGATTTACTCAGCTATTCAAACAGGAGGAAAATTAGGAATGCAAACTATGGAACAAGCCTTAGCAGGGTATGTTAAAACAGGAATTATTAGCATAGAAGAAGGATTAGCCAAGAGTAGTAAACCTGATGAATTAAAACGTTTGTTAGCAGGTAGTGGCATTGATGCAGATATGGCAATGACAGGTGGTAAAAGACGCTAA
- a CDS encoding protein kinase domain-containing protein, with protein MNNNLILSQYKIIDILTDLDYQKVYLTENIKQNNQLCIVKQYFLNSFTDDAITKFIESRKKINDFCQNDSYFRCPPVIDIVKLNNQIMLVEDIIQGVSLKQLIKNNRLWSESDTIENLKYTLESLNIFHQNNFLHGNINPENIIQLLMTNPVLLITNLDVNIVDRGDLIETVTVEDRLYLSPEKIRGKLIYASDIYSLGMVIITMIIGKKIYELKEDEEGKIIWEQEIKVNNKLVYILNKMIAPQISKRYQNIEEILIDINNYLSSVEQKSSGQNHNQYSPTEIIIPTPLYQHSNTSLKNNLLRHNLSSDILRTIKTPQTIVIIITTFLIVAGAFLKTYLYYRKVNNIITDLHTFYSEKKYDDCIALIDSDKVQSLSIVTKITEQFLDKCRLGLAQTEANKNNYSEAIDIALKIAKNSQEYDQSLQYIDDWSGKIIEKARDIKENQNNLNLALETLNKVPQSSSRKKEALDLSQKWKGKRNTVIPLCPGPLCPN; from the coding sequence ATGAACAATAATCTTATTCTTTCTCAATACAAAATCATTGATATTTTAACAGATTTAGACTATCAAAAAGTATATTTAACTGAAAATATCAAACAAAATAATCAACTATGTATTGTTAAACAATATTTTTTAAATTCATTTACTGATGATGCCATCACAAAATTTATTGAATCTCGAAAAAAAATTAACGATTTTTGTCAAAATGATTCTTATTTTAGATGTCCTCCTGTCATAGACATTGTTAAATTAAATAATCAGATTATGTTGGTGGAAGATATTATTCAAGGAGTTAGCTTAAAACAGTTAATTAAAAATAATCGTTTATGGTCTGAATCTGACACGATCGAAAATTTAAAGTATACTTTAGAAAGCCTTAATATTTTTCATCAAAATAATTTTCTTCATGGCAATATTAATCCCGAAAATATTATTCAATTATTAATGACTAATCCTGTATTATTAATAACGAATTTAGATGTTAATATTGTCGATCGAGGAGATTTAATAGAAACAGTAACCGTAGAAGATAGACTTTATTTATCACCAGAAAAAATTAGAGGAAAATTAATTTATGCTAGTGATATATATAGTTTAGGTATGGTAATTATAACCATGATTATTGGTAAAAAAATTTATGAATTAAAAGAAGATGAAGAAGGAAAAATTATCTGGGAACAAGAAATAAAAGTTAATAATAAATTAGTATATATTCTTAATAAAATGATCGCTCCTCAAATATCTAAGAGGTATCAAAATATAGAAGAAATTTTAATAGATATTAATAATTATTTATCTTCAGTTGAACAGAAAAGTTCAGGTCAAAATCATAACCAATATTCTCCCACAGAAATCATTATTCCTACCCCCCTCTATCAACATAGTAATACGTCTTTAAAAAATAATCTTTTAAGACACAACTTAAGTTCTGATATTTTAAGAACAATTAAAACACCTCAAACTATAGTTATTATTATTACTACATTTTTAATAGTAGCAGGAGCATTTTTAAAAACTTATTTATACTATCGTAAAGTTAATAATATAATCACAGATTTACACACCTTTTATAGTGAAAAAAAATATGATGATTGTATCGCTTTAATTGATTCTGATAAAGTACAATCTTTATCGATCGTAACCAAGATTACAGAACAATTTTTAGACAAATGTAGGTTAGGTTTAGCCCAAACAGAAGCAAATAAAAACAATTATAGTGAAGCGATCGATATTGCTCTTAAAATAGCTAAAAATTCTCAAGAATATGATCAATCATTACAATATATTGATGATTGGTCAGGAAAAATCATTGAAAAAGCCAGAGATATAAAGGAAAACCAAAACAATTTAAACTTAGCATTAGAGACATTAAATAAAGTACCTCAAAGTAGTTCTAGAAAAAAAGAAGCCCTTGATTTAAGCCAAAAATGGAAAGGAAAGAGAAATACTGTGATTCCATTATGTCCGGGACCTTTATGTCCAAATTAA
- a CDS encoding thioesterase family protein, protein MTKFTYQRKIYFADTDGAGVVYFSNLLSICHQAYEEYLTTLSINLSDFFANKLTAIPIIHAEIDFFKPLFCGDIIIIFLDRKLVNNKVFEINYEIYKENDLVAKALTRHISIDPQTRKTQEIPLIIKNNL, encoded by the coding sequence ATGACTAAATTTACTTATCAAAGAAAAATATATTTTGCGGATACTGACGGGGCTGGAGTAGTCTATTTTTCTAATTTATTATCTATTTGCCATCAAGCCTATGAAGAATATTTAACTACTTTATCTATTAATTTATCAGATTTTTTTGCTAATAAATTAACTGCTATTCCTATTATTCATGCTGAAATAGATTTTTTTAAACCTCTTTTTTGTGGCGATATAATTATTATTTTTCTCGATCGAAAACTGGTTAACAATAAAGTATTTGAAATTAATTATGAAATCTATAAAGAGAATGATTTAGTGGCCAAGGCTTTAACCCGTCATATTTCTATTGATCCACAAACAAGAAAAACTCAAGAAATTCCTTTAATTATCAAAAATAATTTATAA
- a CDS encoding L-lactate dehydrogenase — protein MFEQILIPNPSANIPSSLRPRKGVIIGLGQVGLACAYSMLIQDCFDELILQDIAQEKLEGEIMDLSHGMPFLPPTDLKAGTVADVGQNADIVIITAGVAQRDGETRLSLVERNINIYKNILKDVVKYCPDAIILVVSNPVDILTYVTLKITGFPSSRVIGSGTVLDSARFRALIAQEMGIDARSVHAYIIGEHGDSEVPIWSCANIAGVKIVPNDWDSLIETEQNKLSSIFSHVKNAAYEIIQRKGYTSYAIGLATTDIVKAILYSQERILTVSGLMNGLYGIEDICLSIPRVINERGILKTVNLNLSVEEEKLLVRSATILKEIVNQVSF, from the coding sequence ATGTTTGAACAAATTTTAATTCCTAATCCTTCTGCAAATATACCTTCGTCTTTACGCCCTCGTAAGGGTGTTATTATTGGACTTGGACAAGTTGGCTTGGCTTGTGCTTATTCAATGTTAATTCAAGATTGTTTTGATGAATTAATTTTACAGGATATAGCACAGGAAAAATTAGAAGGGGAAATAATGGATTTGTCTCATGGGATGCCTTTTCTACCTCCTACTGATTTAAAAGCTGGTACTGTAGCTGATGTGGGACAAAATGCAGATATAGTAATTATTACCGCAGGAGTAGCTCAAAGAGACGGAGAAACCCGTTTAAGTTTGGTTGAGCGAAATATTAATATTTACAAAAATATTTTAAAAGATGTGGTCAAATATTGTCCTGATGCAATTATCTTAGTGGTTAGTAATCCCGTGGACATTTTAACTTATGTGACTTTAAAAATTACTGGTTTTCCTAGTTCAAGAGTCATTGGTTCTGGTACTGTATTAGATAGCGCTCGTTTTCGTGCTTTAATTGCTCAAGAAATGGGTATTGATGCTCGTAGTGTTCATGCTTATATTATTGGTGAACATGGAGATAGTGAAGTGCCGATATGGAGTTGTGCCAATATTGCTGGGGTAAAAATTGTACCTAATGATTGGGATAGCTTGATAGAAACAGAACAAAATAAGCTATCTAGTATTTTTTCCCATGTGAAAAATGCGGCTTATGAGATTATTCAACGAAAAGGTTATACTTCTTATGCGATCGGATTAGCTACAACTGATATTGTAAAAGCTATTTTATATTCTCAAGAACGTATTTTAACCGTTAGTGGTTTAATGAATGGACTATATGGTATTGAAGATATTTGTTTGAGTATTCCTAGGGTAATCAATGAAAGAGGTATCCTAAAAACTGTCAATTTGAATCTAAGTGTTGAGGAAGAAAAATTATTAGTTCGATCGGCTACAATCTTAAAAGAGATAGTTAATCAAGTAAGTTTTTAG
- a CDS encoding type II secretion system F family protein, which produces MATFIVQVKDKAGNVLNERVVADSQDEARRILKKRFAAVGKIKKAGMEFDMASIEAAMSKVTVKDKAIFSRQFAVLVNAGVAIIRTLTVLAEQSGNPKFKKALQTISSDVQQGTNLSEAMAKHPDCFDQLYVSMVEAGETGGVLDEVMNRLAKLLEDVARLQNQIKSAMAYPVTVGIFAVLAFLGMTIFLIPVFAGIFEQLGAELPALTQFMVDLSGFLRSPKAVIPVFVIIGLVFAFKQYYKTPAGRIQIDTFALKAPIFGDLNEKSAVARFCRVFGTLTRSGVPILQCLDIVQETISNKVISNAVGGAKDAILEGGMLSVAIAEKKVFPTMAIQMMMIGEETGELDSMMMKVADFYEDEVEQAVKALTSVIEPLMMVGIAGMVGTILLSMYLPMFAIFDQLG; this is translated from the coding sequence ATGGCTACTTTTATTGTTCAAGTTAAAGATAAAGCAGGTAATGTCCTCAATGAAAGAGTGGTTGCCGACTCTCAAGATGAAGCAAGAAGAATTTTGAAAAAACGATTTGCCGCCGTTGGTAAAATCAAAAAAGCTGGAATGGAATTTGACATGGCTAGTATTGAAGCAGCCATGAGTAAAGTTACGGTGAAAGATAAAGCAATTTTTTCTCGTCAATTCGCCGTGTTAGTTAATGCTGGTGTGGCTATTATCCGAACTTTAACAGTACTAGCGGAACAATCTGGCAACCCAAAATTTAAGAAAGCCTTACAGACTATTAGTAGTGATGTACAACAGGGAACAAACCTCTCTGAAGCAATGGCGAAACATCCTGATTGTTTTGATCAACTTTATGTATCGATGGTAGAAGCTGGAGAAACTGGGGGGGTTTTAGATGAGGTAATGAACCGTTTAGCAAAACTATTAGAAGATGTGGCACGGTTACAAAATCAAATAAAATCTGCTATGGCTTATCCTGTTACGGTGGGAATTTTTGCCGTATTGGCTTTTTTAGGGATGACTATTTTCTTAATTCCTGTATTCGCTGGAATTTTTGAGCAATTAGGTGCAGAATTACCTGCTTTAACTCAATTTATGGTGGATTTGAGTGGGTTTTTAAGAAGTCCTAAAGCTGTTATTCCTGTTTTTGTAATTATTGGTCTTGTGTTTGCTTTTAAGCAGTATTACAAAACTCCAGCAGGTAGAATACAAATTGATACTTTCGCCTTAAAAGCTCCTATTTTTGGAGACTTAAACGAAAAAAGTGCTGTAGCCCGTTTTTGTCGAGTTTTTGGTACTTTAACTCGTTCAGGTGTACCGATACTTCAATGTTTAGATATTGTTCAAGAAACGATCTCTAATAAAGTTATTTCCAATGCTGTGGGAGGAGCAAAAGATGCGATTTTAGAAGGAGGAATGCTTAGTGTGGCGATCGCTGAGAAAAAAGTATTTCCAACTATGGCAATACAGATGATGATGATTGGTGAGGAAACAGGGGAATTAGACTCTATGATGATGAAAGTAGCAGACTTTTATGAAGATGAAGTTGAACAAGCCGTAAAAGCCTTAACTAGCGTTATTGAACCTTTAATGATGGTGGGTATTGCGGGAATGGTAGGGACAATTTTATTATCTATGTATTTACCAATGTTCGCTATATTCGATCAACTTGGCTAA